A window from Ignavibacteria bacterium encodes these proteins:
- a CDS encoding DUF58 domain-containing protein, with product MTTTEILKNVRKIEIKTRGMVNQIFSGEYHSVFKGRGMNFSEVREYQYGDDIRSIDWNVSARYNHPYIKVYEEERELTVMLIVDFSRSGNFGTVEKFKNEIAAELCAVLAFSALKNNDKVGMILFTDIIEKFIPPKKGKPHALRLIRELLAFQPKNFGTNISISLENLTHTIKRRCIAFVISDFFDDGFEKAIQLASKKHDVIALQLSDPKEQDIPKIGLVKFRDAETGIDRWVDTNSRTVREMFARY from the coding sequence ATGACCACAACAGAAATTCTCAAAAACGTTCGCAAGATTGAAATCAAAACCCGCGGAATGGTGAATCAAATTTTTTCCGGCGAGTATCATTCCGTTTTTAAAGGACGAGGAATGAATTTTTCTGAAGTGCGAGAATATCAGTACGGTGACGATATTCGTTCAATTGATTGGAATGTTTCTGCTCGGTACAATCATCCGTACATAAAAGTGTACGAAGAAGAACGCGAACTTACCGTAATGTTGATTGTAGATTTTTCTCGTTCGGGAAATTTTGGAACGGTAGAAAAATTCAAGAATGAAATAGCAGCGGAACTTTGCGCTGTACTTGCGTTTTCTGCATTGAAGAATAACGATAAAGTCGGAATGATTTTGTTCACTGATATTATTGAAAAATTTATTCCGCCGAAAAAAGGAAAACCCCATGCGCTTCGATTGATACGTGAGTTGCTTGCGTTTCAACCGAAAAATTTCGGGACAAATATTTCAATTTCTCTGGAAAATTTAACGCACACAATTAAACGTCGTTGCATTGCGTTTGTTATTTCCGATTTTTTTGATGATGGATTTGAGAAAGCAATACAACTTGCAAGTAAAAAACACGACGTGATTGCATTACAACTTTCTGACCCGAAAGAACAAGACATTCCGAAAATCGGTTTGGTAAAATTCCGCGATGCAGAAACGGGAATTGATAGATGGGTTGATACGAATAGCAGAACGGTGCGAGAAATGTTTGCACGGTAT